From a region of the Thermococcus sp. 21S7 genome:
- a CDS encoding DNA polymerase sliding clamp has protein sequence MPFEIVFDGAKDFADLIATASNLIDEAAFKITGKGIGMRAMDPSRVVLIDLNLPNSIFSKYEVEEEETIGINMDHFKKILKRGKNKDTLILRKGDENFLEVIFEGTAKRTFKLPLIEVEELELDLPELPFTAKVVVLGEVLKEAVKDASLVSDALKFIASENEFIMRAEGETNEVEIKLTLEDEGLLDLEVEEETRSAYGISYLADMIKGIGKADEVIIRFGNEMPLQMEYPIRDEGKLIFLLAPRVED, from the coding sequence ATGCCGTTCGAGATAGTTTTTGATGGTGCCAAGGATTTCGCGGATCTAATAGCCACCGCAAGCAACCTCATCGATGAGGCTGCCTTCAAGATAACCGGAAAAGGGATTGGGATGCGCGCGATGGATCCGAGCAGGGTCGTTCTCATTGACCTCAACCTCCCGAATAGCATCTTCTCCAAGTACGAGGTGGAGGAAGAAGAAACTATAGGAATCAACATGGACCACTTCAAGAAGATACTCAAGCGCGGCAAGAACAAGGACACGCTCATCCTCAGAAAGGGCGACGAGAACTTCCTCGAAGTCATCTTTGAAGGCACCGCCAAGAGAACCTTCAAACTCCCGCTCATCGAGGTGGAGGAGCTCGAACTCGACCTTCCGGAGCTTCCGTTCACGGCCAAGGTCGTCGTCCTCGGCGAGGTCCTCAAGGAGGCCGTTAAGGATGCCTCCCTCGTCAGCGACGCTCTCAAGTTCATCGCCAGCGAAAACGAGTTCATAATGCGCGCCGAGGGGGAGACCAACGAAGTTGAGATAAAGCTCACCCTTGAGGATGAGGGACTTCTCGACCTTGAGGTTGAGGAGGAAACTAGGAGCGCCTACGGAATCAGCTACCTCGCCGACATGATAAAGGGCATCGGCAAGGCCGACGAGGTCATAATCCGGTTCGGCAACGAGATGCCCCTCCAGATGGAGTACCCAATAAGGGATGAAGGCAAGCTGATATTCCTCCTCGCCCCGCGCGTCGAGGACTGA
- a CDS encoding transcription factor S, translating into MKFCPKCGNLMLPDRKRKIWVCRSCGYEEPFDEQKDREKTVIKQKVEHKPDEGIIVVEQDVKTLPTTKVTCPKCGNDTAYWWEMQTRAGDEPSTIFYRCTKCGHVWRSYE; encoded by the coding sequence ATGAAGTTCTGTCCAAAGTGCGGTAACCTCATGCTTCCGGACAGGAAACGGAAGATCTGGGTCTGCCGCTCATGTGGTTACGAGGAGCCCTTTGACGAGCAGAAGGACAGGGAGAAGACCGTTATAAAGCAGAAGGTCGAGCACAAGCCGGACGAGGGAATAATCGTCGTTGAACAGGACGTCAAGACCCTGCCGACGACGAAGGTCACCTGCCCGAAGTGCGGCAACGATACCGCCTACTGGTGGGAGATGCAGACGAGGGCCGGCGATGAGCCGAGCACCATATTCTACAGGTGCACCAAGTGCGGCCACGTCTGGAGGTCGTACGAGTGA
- the glyA gene encoding serine hydroxymethyltransferase, with amino-acid sequence MAEGYKDYRDRVLNFVEEHEKWRSHTINLIASENITSPSVTRAVASGFMHKYAEGWPRQRYYQGCKYVDEVELIGVELFTKLFGSDFADLRPISGTNANQAAFFGLTNAGDKAIVLHTSHGGHISHMPFGAAGMRGLEVHTWPFDNEEFNIDVDKAEKLIRELEPKIVVFGGSLFPFPHPVKELAPVAKEVGAYVMYDAAHVLGLIAGKQFQDPLREGADLITASTHKTFPGPQGGIILYKRFGETEEIARFQWAIFPGVLSNHHLHHMAGKVVTAAEMLEYGQKYAEQVVKNAKALAEAMAEEGFKVIGEDKGYTESHQVIVDVSDLHEAAGGWAAPLLEEAGIILNKNLLPWDPLEKVNEPSGLRIGVQEMTRVGMLEDDMKEIAHFIKRVLIDKEDPKKVERDVFYFRQNFQKVYYSFDYGLPLRE; translated from the coding sequence ATGGCTGAAGGATACAAGGACTACCGTGACAGGGTTCTGAATTTTGTTGAGGAGCATGAGAAGTGGAGGAGCCACACCATAAACCTCATCGCAAGTGAGAACATAACTTCCCCAAGTGTCACCCGCGCCGTTGCGAGCGGGTTCATGCACAAGTACGCCGAGGGCTGGCCGAGGCAGCGCTACTACCAGGGCTGCAAGTACGTTGACGAGGTTGAGCTCATCGGTGTCGAGCTGTTCACCAAGCTCTTCGGGAGCGATTTTGCTGACCTCAGACCGATTTCCGGAACCAACGCCAACCAGGCCGCTTTCTTTGGGCTCACCAACGCTGGCGACAAGGCCATCGTTCTCCACACCAGCCACGGCGGCCACATAAGCCACATGCCCTTCGGTGCCGCCGGAATGCGCGGTCTGGAAGTTCACACCTGGCCCTTTGACAACGAGGAGTTCAACATCGACGTTGACAAGGCGGAGAAGCTCATCCGCGAGCTTGAGCCAAAGATAGTCGTCTTCGGCGGCTCGCTCTTCCCGTTCCCGCACCCGGTCAAGGAGCTTGCCCCGGTCGCCAAGGAGGTTGGAGCGTACGTCATGTACGACGCCGCCCACGTTCTCGGTCTCATCGCCGGGAAGCAGTTCCAGGACCCGCTCCGCGAGGGCGCCGACCTGATTACCGCCTCAACCCACAAGACGTTCCCGGGACCGCAGGGCGGAATAATCCTCTACAAGCGCTTCGGAGAAACCGAGGAGATAGCCAGGTTCCAGTGGGCCATCTTCCCGGGAGTTCTCAGCAACCACCACCTCCACCACATGGCCGGAAAGGTGGTCACCGCCGCGGAGATGCTTGAGTACGGCCAGAAGTACGCGGAGCAGGTCGTCAAGAACGCGAAGGCACTCGCGGAGGCTATGGCCGAGGAGGGCTTTAAGGTCATCGGCGAGGACAAGGGCTACACCGAGAGCCATCAGGTCATCGTCGATGTCAGCGACCTCCACGAGGCCGCTGGCGGCTGGGCGGCCCCGCTCCTCGAAGAGGCCGGCATAATCCTCAACAAGAACCTCCTGCCCTGGGACCCGCTTGAAAAGGTCAACGAGCCGAGCGGCCTGCGCATAGGCGTCCAGGAGATGACCCGCGTCGGTATGCTCGAAGACGACATGAAGGAGATAGCACACTTCATCAAGCGCGTCCTCATCGACAAGGAGGATCCGAAGAAGGTCGAGCGCGACGTCTTCTACTTCAGGCAGAACTTCCAGAAGGTCTACTACTCCTTCGACTACGGACTCCCGCTCAGGGAGTGA